TACATGATCTAaagcaactaaaaaaacaaagataacaaaacgcaacaaaaaaaaaaacctaaaaaaatgaacactgcAGGAAAGATCCTACAAAAGTGGAAATGTTCTTAAAAGCACGAGAGAAAAGCAGACATTTTAACTTGAACGTCAATTCCGTTGGCAACTTAATCCATTTGCCTCCAGCATAACAGCTAAACATTGCTTTACTATGTtttctttggactctgtgcttcGTTATCGGATCTGAATCGAAATATCCAAAAAATCCAAAGTATCCAAACCAATGAGTGAttcatagaccagtagcaggacTTTAAAGTCTGCTATAAAGCTGAGTGTGGAGACTTTAGATTTGGATAAATATGGTCtgatctctttgttctggtcagaacctgaggtggagcattctgaatgagccgCAGTTGTTTAACGCGTTCTACACGTCCGCACGTTGGCGGTCAGCCAGCTGACACAAGTGTGCACGTGTGCATGTAGGTCAGCTTGTGATAAAGGCTACCAAGCAGATATGCTGTTtaaacacacagacgcacacacacacacgtacattcTGATCCTGTGATTTAAATAGTGACAGTACCTTCAAGTCAAGTCTCAAACTGAGATGGTTCTGCTCGGGAAGTGTGCCAACTATCGAGGCCACTGGAGCAACTCATTACTTGTCTTTACGCCTGACAGCTTGTCTGTCTTCTCTGCGTCTTTAATGGGTTGGATTCATTAAACAATAAGTAGGTCGCATTGTTTCGGCAGGAAAGCGGCGCACGTTGAATTCTATTTGTTAGTCGTAGAACTGCAGAATCCGAGATTCGGACCCAGGCCCGTTTGCTCCTTTTCTTACTGGCCTGCCACGTATTCTAATTACAACATTAAACCTGGAAATCATCAAAAGATGAGAGCTCAAAGTTAGAATTTTGAAAGATagcaaatccatccatacattttcttagctgcttatcctcacaagggttgcgagaggtgctggagcctatcccagctgtcaataggcaggaggcggggtacaccccgaactggtcgccagccaatcgcagggcacacggagacaaacgaccaatcacACTCACCGTCACACCTAGAGAGAATTtggggtctccaattaatgcatgttttggggatgcgggaggaaaccagaacatgttaactccacacaagcgtggCCGGGATTTaatccctggtcctcagaaccatgaggctCACGCTCTACAACTGCGACACCGTGCTGCCTGACTTAAGCACAATGTCAATACAAATGATTTCGACAGGGACGTTGACTtccccaacatggccgccatggAGGCACGGAAATTAGTCGTCTCCTACAGCCTTTTGGCATGCCGAATGTTCATAACCcatctcaaaaataaaaaaatgtaaaaaaaaaagccgatgACTCAAATCTCCAAAAACCCGTACATGAAGGCGTTGGAAAATGCTTGGACATCCTGTCATTTACATAACTTACAGGAAGAGTTgaagtcctagtttcagcagaGGTTCTGCGTAGTTCGAAAGCACTCGAGGGTCACGGGTGCCGCTGCCAAGCAGCAGCTCAGCTGTTCAACGGCGACACCATCTGTCTTCCAAATGTGCTGTTAGCTTGTCGTATGGGCCTACAGCTAATCCTTCGCAAACAGAAGCTCACAGAAAGCGGGGGCTAATCAAAGGAcaagttcagttgtattttacttttaagAATCTGGAACTGCTTGGAAACTTTGAATCccacatttatttatgtatttatttacttttaggTTGCGTCACGGTGGACGACTGAttagcgtctgcctcacagttctgaggtccgggattCAAATTCCAggcccccgtgtggagtttgcatgttctccccgtgcccgcgttgGTTTCCTACGGGCAGTCCGgttttcccccacatcccaaaaacgtgcattcattggagactctaaacgtgtgctgctgttgtctgtctctatgtgccctgcgattggctggcaaccagttcagggtgtagcccgcctcctgcccgttgacagctggaataggctccagcactccccgcgaccctcgtgaggataaggggcaaagaaaatggattgatggatggatatacttgtATCAAGAAACCAAAGGATGGAGTCGCTGTTTGTGGGTGCACTTAGTGAAAGGGATGAACAATCATTTTTAACAACCTGTCAAAATAGCCACACCCTCTTATTGTCTCGATTTCCACTTTgtttcttccttgacaattgcaccatgtttttgtggttcaatttaaaaaaaaaaaaaaaaaaaaagatacaatacAGTATGCTGTATGTGGAGCCTGAAAACTTAATATGGAGTACAGTGGTGGATGTGCTATGGTCAATCGTTGGTGTGGCAAAgagctggtttttttttgttttttccaggaATGATCATTTCAGTCTCGTTTGTGGTGAGCCTTAGTGAATTGCATCCGATCCCTCTGTATCTTGCATGCAAATTAGTAAATCGCACTTGCACAATTTGAATCTTGTAAATTAAAGgcacaaaaaacaatttctgcATACGATACCTTTATGCAGAAGGGGCGTAGTCTCCTTCCGTTGCTGCGTTTTGAAGCGGAAGATTCTGTTTTTGCGTCTGACGCTGGGCTGGTAGCTGTACTCTGAAGCTTTCAGAGGTGGGGTATCTGGAGGGGTGTAACCGGGGCGAGGCTCCGGGGTCGGAGGGCAGGTGCTGGTACGTCGCCACTGGATGAGGGCCGGTCGGGTACTCTGATGGGACTGCACGGGTTGCTTCCTAGGAACTTCGGCGGTAATTAACGGTGAAGACGTGCTCGCGTGGGTTCGATCTTGCGGTGAGCAGCGCTGGCCGTACAAGGCGCTGGGATATTGCAGATGGGATGGGAGGTGGATTTTGTCACCACGGGGTGGCCACCCAGCCATCCCTgcgtttttcccccaaatggcTTCATGGTGCTGGTGGATTTTGGCCGTCAGCAGGCGTCGCCGAAGGCTGCCCTCAGTCTTGGGCTGAAGTGGGGTGATCTTGCGAGGAAGAAGCTGGTCTTGCTCATCATCCGGTTCCGAATTCCAACAGTGGGACGCTACGCCGTTCCCTGCCCCGTCTCCACCCAAACACTCCACGTATGAAATCATTCTGTTAAGAACCCCAAATTGCTGTATAAAGAATGGCGCCGCTGGCTCGCTGACAGTGTGGAAAACTTCTTCCTTCACAACAAAAATCTAGCTCGCgcctgacatttttcatttcgcTGCAATGAAAACctccagttgaaaaaaaatctttccatgTTGGAAGCGACTCGTCAGAAGCAGCAGAACACAAATGGGGTCTTCCTCTGAGTGTCGCCTGTGTGTTGCTAATCTGATAAAGAGGATTATCCAGGTCTGCAGATGGTCACTGACCTTAACACATGTTGTGCCAGCTTCAATTCCAGAGTCAAACTGGGTCCTTCCTTCTTTGGATCTCTGGCCCTAACGTGACCGCTCACCCTGACACTGTGCATCTCATCACATTGAGGAGTTTGGACCGAGACATCGCCACCCGAAACAATCACATCTTTATCCCAAGTAAAATCAGAGAGTCCATCGGAGGTGGGAAAAAGTACTTTAGCCAGAGACACACCAAGCCTACGTGGGTCTGAAAAGTGAGACCGGACCCCCACCTGCTACgtatagtggtgccttgagatgaaTTTGTTCTGTGAGGACAcacagtttattaaaaaaaaaaacaaaaaaaacattcagctaTGAAATAGTTCTatgaaatgtaaagaaattgtTTGGTTTAACTAGATGGACAATGGGGGAAcgggggctcagctggaaagcgttggcctcatagttctgaggaccgggttcgaacccagccctccctgtatggtgtttgcatcttctcctcgtccctgcgtgggttttctccgggcactccggtttcccccccagaccccaaaaacatgcaacattaattggacactcgaaattgcccctaggtgtgattttgagtgcggctgtttggctcaacgtgccctgcgattggctggcaaccagttcagggtgtacccccgcctcctgcccgttgacagctgggataggctccagcactccccgcgatcctcatgaggataagtggctaagaaaagaTGGATGGTAGATGGACATTGTGGTTCTCTTTCTGGTGTCTGCATTTTGGACAAAGGGAGGTgaacaaaagtgaaaatgaagaGCGATACGCAGACGGAGCAGCTCTCCAATATGGCCAATAGTCTTTGTGGAGGATAAATAATATAAGCTTGGCACTGAGTATCATTCTATGAGCGTCCTACATGTTGCtccattatttttgttaaaatatgtttttttttttaaaggattatAACACTGCGGCACTGATGGTATTTGTAAGCCTGTCTATCACGTTTCtaattatgtgttagcattaagacaCCAGACTTTATGGTAAGGTtatgcttttttgttgttgttgttgttcatttgtttaatACACATctaattctgttttcaaactttAACGGCAAGCGGCAGAAAACAGTTTGAAGTCTCTTTTTCGAAAACTTTTCACCAGCTGCAGGGTGGTGTGAAGCAAGTTGAGTTCCCGAGCACCAAACAGCACATGTATCTGAAATTTTAACTCGcaagtcaaataaaaagtaaactaaaatacaaaaaattagCCCAACAACATCTATCTCAAGCACCACCTTCTCTGTTGTAGTCATTATTGTTGGCTTTGGTAGATTTTACTATCTATGTAGGGATGATAtctttagccatttttttttaaatatatttttacaaagttGTTGGTACTTCCACTTGAAAGTCATTTTTGCTAACTTGAATCAATACAGAGAGACAGTAATTCTGctatttatatttcaaattaaaagcacAGTATTGGAATATGCCTGATCTCGCGATAACCTGCCTTAAAACGAGAAAGAGTTCTGATTGGTCAGTCTCATGGGGAAAATCAAAGAAGCTCTAGGATTGGACTGGTTAATGGAGCGAAAAGAAGAAACGCTGATTGTAATTGGTCACGTCGGAGCAAATTGAGGCGTCACAGCAACGCGTTGCTAAAGCGGTGAGTACGTGTACAACACATTCAGGATGTTTTGTCGGAAAATAGCGTCTTGCTTTCTTTTTGCACTGATATTCTGGTTTTAAGTTGTACTGGCCAAGGAGTTGGACGACTTGAAAGCCATCCGGGCGGCTCCGTCGGAAAAACAAGATACCGGTACACAATGCATTTTGTGTATTAGCCTCCTCGCTGTTAGCTACAACATTGCAAGGGATACCAAACAAATAATTTtactgttgctttttttcccccagttatTACATCGTAGTAAATCTTAGTAGTCCAGCAAGTACgcacctgtgctatttttattattaatcagATAACTAATGCTGCAgtaaatgttaatgttaataTTGGAGGCTCCTGTCCCCCTCTCCATTCAAAATATTGGTTtcatttatccacccatccaatttctttgctgcttatcctcacgagggtcgcggggagtgctggagccgatcccaggtgtcaacgggcaggaggcggggtacatcctgaactggttgccagccaatcacagggcgcatagacacaaacagtcgcactcacaatcacacttaggggcaatttaaagtgtccaattaatgttgcatgtttgtgggatgtgggaggaaaccggagtgcccagagaacatccaaactccacacaggcggggccgggatcaaacccgcatcctcagaactgtgagggcaacgctttacccaCCGTGCCGTCCTGTTTAAATTAGCCTAAGATAACTCATTTCAAAACAGCAATGACCTGCGACCCACCATACAGCTCGATTGGGGGGGgataaagaaagaagaaatcTTTTACAGAGGCAGCACgttggggcaactggttagagggttggcctcacagttctgagaccggggttcaaatcccggcagcttgtgtggagtttgtatgttctccccgtgcctgcgtgggttttcttcatttACTCCCACGTTCCCAAACtatgaattaattggacactctaaattgccctgaggtgtgcgatggttttctgtctccacgtgccgtgcgattgactggcgaccaattcagggtgtacccaccgATCAGcgagttttaaaaaatgatcattGAGCACAAAATGGAGCAATGAGTGTATTTAAACGACGTGTTCGTTAACTGTATTTACTCGTGTACTTAATTGTTCGAAAAATACCGTGTATATTTACAATAACTATGGACAAAATTTTGCTTTTGTGTCCCACCTGGCATACTTGTCGCTCGTCAAGCAGACCGGAGGGGAAGCGGGCGCCGGCATGGCCACCTACCTCCAATGTCCGCTCTGTGGCAATTTCGCCAAATGCCACGCCCACCAGCTGTCCCACGTGGCCGCCGCCCACCCCACTTATCTGGACAGCGTGGCGATGGGTCGCCTCGGCAACATCATCATGTACCAGAGCGCCGCCCGGCTGTTCCACTGCGCCGACTGCTTCTTTACCAGCCGCGACTTCACCAAACTCTACCAGCACATCATCTCCAAACACTGCATGGACGAGACGGCGACAGTTGGAGAGGGAGCCGACGGGGAAGACGACAGGAGCGAAAAGGGGGACAAGGAAGCGGACGAGGAAGGGAAGGAACTTgaggaggaaaggaaggaagtgaaggaggaagaggaggaagtggaTGAGGAACTGGAGGAAGACGTGAAGGAAGCGGACGAGGAAGTGAAGGAAGTAGACGAGGTTATGAAAGAAGGCAATGATGCGGACGAGACAACTCCGCAGACCCAGGACAGCGGCGAGAACGTGAAGGACGAAGACGCCTCCACCGAGCGGATGATAAGCGACGCGGACCAAAGCGTGTTGGCTTTCAACGGCGACTTGTACCGCTGCCTGATCTGCAACTGGTGGAAAAACAAGCTGAAAGTTGTGGCCGTCAACCACGCGGTGCGAAAGCACGGCATCCCCAGGGAGTTCGTCGTCCAGAGGATCAGGCAAGACGACGACGCTACAAGCTTCATTCGGCATTTGAGCGGCGGCGCCGACGAAGACGACGAGGACGGCCTGAGTGGCGACCGCCTCAAAGAGGAGTTGAAGGCGACGTCCAAAGTGGTGGGCTTCTTCTCCGGCCGCTACGTCTGCCTCATCTGTGGCTGGAAGACCAAGAGAAAAGGTGAGTCGTCGGAATGTGCACGTCGCCCGTTCCTTCTACTTTCTATGGAAAGGTTTACACTctcgccatcttgtgtgtcatagggGTCAGAGAACatagtgaagtttttttctattgttaatttatccgattggtctaagaggtggtggtgacgtcattggaaacctatccatttggAAGTGAAAATCCCCAAAAAGTGATtgctaccataattcccggcctacagagcgcacctgaatacaagcctcacccaatacattttttcaaggaaataccatttggtacatacatacatacgccgcagctgtgtaaaagccgcgagcgcccacattgaaacacgagatatttacagagaaagacggtacacagagagtttaacgctaacgctagcggcacgctaacacggccggttaaaaaaaacctaccactactaatcactgagacgcggcagtaacacgctagcgcagtgctaacagggcccgaccggtaaaaatcacttcctcggcacttgtattccaccggtcacactcttagcttttccgctcgagtgcccccttgcagccgttagaaaaaatacccagattagccgcatcaccgcataaaccgcagggttgaaagcgtgtgcaaaaagtcgcggtttatatgctggaaattacggtaatttttcACTCatagtgatgaaagtcctccagattttcctggaattctggatttttaaattttcatgaaaattgctctggaaaattgaggaaaaatccggatattagttgacaaca
This DNA window, taken from Syngnathoides biaculeatus isolate LvHL_M chromosome 2, ASM1980259v1, whole genome shotgun sequence, encodes the following:
- the LOC133510184 gene encoding zinc finger protein 407-like, producing the protein MATYLQCPLCGNFAKCHAHQLSHVAAAHPTYLDSVAMGRLGNIIMYQSAARLFHCADCFFTSRDFTKLYQHIISKHCMDETATVGEGADGEDDRSEKGDKEADEEGKELEEERKEVKEEEEEVDEELEEDVKEADEEVKEVDEVMKEGNDADETTPQTQDSGENVKDEDASTERMISDADQSVLAFNGDLYRCLICNWWKNKLKVVAVNHAVRKHGIPREFVVQRIRQDDDATSFIRHLSGGADEDDEDGLSGDRLKEELKATSKVVGFFSGRYVCLICGWKTKRKGFVINHVVRSHNVERPYRCKDCKRSFFLPSRLLQHVRAAHRPGRFACPFCCFRSHFLVGFRRHCGRCAAREGLGMAMGEEGRGGLLAVKEETKETRAGRKRARRLIEEADDEDELMLF